The following are encoded together in the Candidatus Methylomirabilota bacterium genome:
- the cls gene encoding cardiolipin synthase, producing MRSLRLLYLLPLLILLAAGCATRVHPHVVLPPLQLGEPSFFPTLEAYSAAPIVSGNAVDVLLNGDDIFSAMFEAIGSARQTITYAQYYYEDGEIARALAEVLAERARAGVGVNVLLDAFGAAGMPGEYVDLMKRSGCHVAYFRLPKPWQIWRANNRNHRRVLVVDGKVGFTGGSGVSDKWLGDGKLASFWRETDVRVRGPVVEFLQGAFAENWLEATGIVLGGEAYFPRPVQPVGNVYAQIVRSSPAAGTYAIYTTLLLAISAARRSIFITNPYFVPDDAMEEALAAAVKRGVRVVVLVPGRIDHNLVRQASRSGYGRMLKAGVEIYEYRAALLHAKTMVVDGVFATIGSTNLDNRSFALNDELNVVTYSRAVGRRMEEIFEEDLTHARKVEYSTWSRRGFMDRVLEKLTIPIRHQL from the coding sequence GTGCGCAGCCTCCGATTGCTCTACCTCCTGCCCCTGCTCATCCTCCTGGCGGCGGGATGCGCGACGCGCGTCCATCCCCACGTGGTGCTGCCGCCGCTGCAGCTTGGTGAGCCGTCGTTCTTCCCGACGCTCGAGGCCTACTCCGCCGCGCCCATCGTGAGCGGCAACGCCGTCGACGTGCTCCTGAACGGGGACGACATCTTCTCGGCGATGTTCGAGGCGATCGGCTCGGCCCGGCAAACGATCACGTACGCCCAGTACTACTACGAGGACGGCGAGATCGCGCGAGCCCTGGCCGAAGTCCTGGCCGAGCGGGCCCGGGCCGGCGTGGGCGTCAATGTCCTGCTCGATGCGTTCGGCGCGGCGGGCATGCCCGGCGAATACGTCGACCTGATGAAGCGATCCGGATGCCACGTCGCCTACTTTCGGCTGCCCAAGCCCTGGCAGATCTGGCGCGCCAACAACCGGAACCACCGGCGGGTGCTGGTCGTCGACGGCAAGGTCGGCTTCACCGGCGGCTCGGGTGTCAGCGACAAGTGGCTCGGCGACGGAAAGCTGGCCAGCTTCTGGCGGGAGACCGACGTCCGCGTGCGGGGTCCCGTCGTCGAGTTCCTGCAGGGGGCATTCGCCGAGAACTGGCTGGAGGCCACCGGCATCGTGCTAGGAGGGGAAGCTTACTTCCCCCGCCCGGTGCAGCCGGTGGGCAACGTGTACGCTCAGATCGTGCGCAGCTCGCCGGCCGCCGGCACCTACGCCATCTATACGACGCTCCTGCTGGCCATCTCGGCGGCCCGCCGCTCGATCTTCATCACCAACCCATACTTCGTCCCCGACGACGCCATGGAGGAGGCCCTGGCGGCCGCGGTGAAGCGCGGCGTCCGTGTGGTGGTGCTCGTGCCGGGGCGCATCGATCACAACCTGGTCCGCCAGGCCAGTCGGAGCGGATACGGTCGGATGCTCAAGGCCGGCGTGGAGATTTACGAGTACCGGGCGGCGCTCCTGCACGCAAAGACCATGGTCGTGGACGGCGTGTTCGCCACGATCGGCAGCACGAACCTGGACAACCGCTCGTTCGCGCTCAACGACGAGCTGAACGTCGTCACCTACAGCCGTGCGGTGGGCCGCCGGATGGAGGAGATCTTCGAAGAAGACCTCACCCACGCCAGGAAGGTCGAGTACAGCACCTGGAGTCGCCGGGGGTTCATGGACCGTGTGCTGGAGAAGCTGACGATCCCGATTCGCCACCAGCTGTAG
- a CDS encoding peptidoglycan-binding domain-containing protein yields MDRWSVLALALAVAMLTGPALAQTTGGGTSQTPMAPSTSGGEAAKPDAMKSDPSKAGRAARTGNREQVKAAQEALKQKGFDPGAADGMMGPKTQAALKEFQKSEQLNETGRLDAETMAKLGVQAKADGASPSASPTTSPTKGR; encoded by the coding sequence ATGGACAGGTGGAGTGTACTGGCGCTCGCCCTAGCGGTCGCCATGCTCACTGGTCCCGCGCTCGCGCAGACCACGGGCGGCGGGACGTCCCAGACGCCGATGGCACCCAGCACGTCGGGTGGCGAGGCCGCCAAGCCGGACGCCATGAAGTCGGATCCCTCCAAGGCCGGCCGGGCCGCACGCACCGGCAACCGCGAGCAGGTGAAGGCTGCACAGGAGGCGCTCAAGCAGAAGGGCTTCGACCCCGGCGCGGCCGACGGGATGATGGGCCCCAAGACCCAGGCGGCCCTGAAAGAGTTCCAAAAGTCCGAACAGCTGAACGAAACGGGCCGTCTCGACGCCGAGACGATGGCCAAGCTGGGCGTGCAGGCCAAGGCCGACGGCGCGAGCCCGTCCGCGTCGCCGACCACCAGCCCGACCAAGGGCCGGTAG
- a CDS encoding CoA-binding protein — translation MADWTGNVVTTDEGLRAILGEVKTVAVLGAKAQADEPAHYVPAYLAARGYRIVPVNPTLAGRALFGRPVVPTLGDLEQPVDLIEVFRRSEHLPAHAREILALPWRPRVVWFQLGIRNDRAAELLARAGIRVVQDRCMMPEHRRLVAGG, via the coding sequence GTGGCGGACTGGACGGGGAACGTGGTGACGACGGATGAGGGGTTGCGCGCCATCTTGGGCGAGGTGAAGACCGTCGCTGTGCTGGGCGCCAAGGCCCAGGCGGACGAGCCCGCTCACTATGTGCCGGCGTACCTTGCCGCTCGGGGCTATCGCATCGTCCCCGTGAATCCGACCCTCGCCGGACGGGCGCTGTTCGGCCGTCCCGTCGTGCCGACGCTGGGCGATCTCGAGCAACCGGTGGATCTCATCGAGGTCTTCCGGCGGTCCGAGCATTTGCCCGCGCACGCCCGCGAGATCCTGGCCTTGCCCTGGCGGCCCCGGGTGGTGTGGTTCCAGCTCGGGATCCGCAACGACCGCGCCGCCGAGCTTCTGGCCCGCGCGGGCATTCGCGTCGTGCAGGACCGCTGTATGATGCCCGAGCATCGGCGCCTCGTGGCGGGAGGCTAG
- a CDS encoding DNA polymerase Y family protein, with translation MSSPGGRVACVWVPFFAAAAAERGEPVLAERALAIVRGAPPVTRVVEANAIAREAGVRPRMTESEARARCPDLVCRALGEETLVSAQHALVEAALAVSPRVEDTAPGLVHADVAGLQRLFGDDGAVAERLVRQARMVGLAARAGVASSRTVAGVAVRATSRRVAVVPPGGERAVLATAPLAVLDLPATTAATLGRWGVRTLGELAALPRAGLAERLGQEGLRLHDLACGHDRDPFRPYVPPPFWEEAQDLDWEIEDLQMLAVVLDRVLERLTARLGAAHVWADRLDLRLRLTTGERHERAIALAQPACERAVLVPLIRCELAARPPAAAVTAVAVSARVVPVAPGQGQLGQPPAPRQRDLAALVAHLTELVGPDNFGSPRLVDSHHPDPVTLVPFVPTEEGDRAGAAPVSSVVLRRIRPPVRVQVVAAADHPASVQWAGVGRRVVACAGPWRVSGEWWDGRAWARDEWDLLLDDGTLCRLALDRMANHWVLDGIYD, from the coding sequence GTGAGCTCGCCGGGCGGCCGCGTCGCCTGCGTGTGGGTGCCGTTCTTCGCAGCGGCGGCCGCCGAGCGCGGCGAGCCGGTGCTGGCCGAGCGCGCCCTGGCGATCGTCCGGGGAGCGCCGCCGGTGACGCGGGTGGTCGAGGCCAACGCCATCGCCCGCGAGGCCGGCGTGCGGCCGAGGATGACCGAGAGCGAGGCCCGTGCACGCTGCCCCGACCTCGTCTGCCGAGCGCTCGGCGAGGAGACCCTGGTGTCGGCGCAGCATGCGCTCGTCGAAGCCGCGCTCGCCGTGTCCCCCCGTGTGGAAGACACCGCTCCCGGGCTCGTCCATGCCGATGTCGCCGGCCTACAACGGCTGTTCGGTGACGACGGCGCCGTGGCAGAGCGCCTGGTGCGCCAGGCCCGAATGGTGGGCCTCGCCGCCCGCGCTGGTGTCGCGAGCAGCCGAACGGTCGCCGGAGTCGCCGTGCGGGCCACGAGCCGCCGGGTCGCCGTGGTGCCGCCCGGCGGTGAACGGGCGGTGCTCGCGACCGCGCCGCTCGCGGTCCTCGACCTGCCGGCGACCACCGCGGCGACCCTGGGGCGTTGGGGGGTGCGGACGCTGGGAGAGCTGGCGGCGCTGCCGCGCGCGGGGCTGGCGGAGCGGCTGGGCCAGGAAGGCTTGCGCCTCCACGATCTCGCTTGCGGGCACGATCGTGATCCGTTCCGGCCGTACGTCCCCCCACCGTTCTGGGAGGAGGCTCAGGACCTCGACTGGGAAATCGAGGATCTCCAGATGCTGGCCGTCGTGCTGGATCGTGTGCTCGAACGGCTCACCGCTCGCCTGGGCGCCGCCCACGTGTGGGCCGACCGGCTGGATCTCCGCCTCCGGCTCACCACAGGCGAGCGGCACGAGCGCGCGATCGCCCTGGCCCAGCCGGCGTGTGAGCGCGCGGTCCTCGTCCCGCTCATCCGCTGCGAGCTCGCCGCGCGGCCACCCGCGGCGGCGGTGACCGCGGTGGCGGTGAGCGCCCGCGTCGTGCCGGTCGCGCCCGGGCAAGGACAGCTAGGACAGCCCCCGGCGCCGCGCCAGCGCGATCTGGCTGCCCTGGTTGCTCATCTGACCGAGCTGGTGGGGCCCGACAACTTCGGGTCGCCGCGGCTCGTCGATTCCCATCACCCGGACCCGGTCACGCTGGTGCCTTTCGTTCCCACCGAGGAGGGCGATCGCGCCGGCGCCGCGCCGGTATCGAGCGTGGTCCTCCGGCGGATCCGTCCACCAGTGAGGGTGCAGGTGGTGGCGGCGGCCGACCACCCGGCGTCCGTGCAGTGGGCCGGCGTGGGCCGGCGTGTCGTCGCGTGCGCCGGGCCCTGGCGAGTCTCGGGAGAGTGGTGGGACGGCCGCGCCTGGGCTCGCGACGAGTGGGACCTCCTCCTCGACGACGGCACGCTGTGCCGGCTCGCCCTCGATCGCATGGCCAACCACTGGGTCCTGGATGGCATCTACGACTGA
- a CDS encoding GlsB/YeaQ/YmgE family stress response membrane protein: protein MDIILWILFGLVVGIVAKFIMPGRDPGGIIITIVLGIVGALLGGWVGRVMGLYREGETAGFIMAVIGAVIVLALYRLAFSSRRA, encoded by the coding sequence ATGGACATCATCCTGTGGATTCTGTTCGGCCTCGTCGTCGGCATCGTCGCCAAGTTCATCATGCCGGGGCGCGATCCCGGCGGGATCATCATCACGATCGTCCTCGGGATCGTCGGCGCCCTGCTCGGCGGGTGGGTGGGTCGGGTGATGGGGCTGTACCGGGAGGGCGAGACGGCCGGGTTCATCATGGCCGTGATCGGCGCCGTCATCGTGCTGGCGCTCTACCGCCTCGCGTTCTCCAGCCGCCGCGCATAA
- a CDS encoding B12-binding domain-containing radical SAM protein, translating into MRTRYVPLTRRRLLCVSPRYAPSFGTFHHSYPFFGRRVRAFMPPQGLLVVASYLPATWEVRFIDENAAPAAARDFRWADAVLVSGMHVQRRAIEDIIVRAHAMGRPVVLGGPSVSSCPEFYPDADLVHLGELGDATDRVIEWIDRSRGRPEHQLRFETGERLPLADFPIPAYDRIAVQRYFIASIQFSSGCPYTCEFCDIPALYGRNPRLKKPEQVLAELDQLVAGGATAVYFVDDNFIANQRATQELLPHLVAWQQRNRYPVRFACEATLNIAKNDRVLALMREAGFITVFCGIETPEVAALRFMSKDQNLRMPILEAVAKLNGYGLEVVSGIIIGLDTDTPQTADHLIEFVRASHIPVLTINLLYALPKTPLWGRLQAEGRLLADGDRESNVVFKLPYDTVLGTWLRCIQTVYEPDAVYARFAHNVAHTFPNRIAFPPSPHRGSWRNLVMGLGVLGRVIWRVGVRGDYRRTFWRFAAPLLRRGDIEQVIQTAVVSHHLIAFTRQCLDGAREPSFYAPVSPPGRMAVAG; encoded by the coding sequence ATGCGGACGCGCTACGTCCCGCTCACGCGCCGGCGCCTCCTCTGTGTTTCCCCGCGCTACGCTCCGTCCTTCGGAACGTTTCATCACTCCTATCCCTTTTTCGGGCGTCGGGTCCGGGCGTTCATGCCGCCCCAGGGCTTGCTGGTGGTGGCCAGCTACCTGCCGGCCACGTGGGAGGTCCGCTTCATCGACGAGAACGCGGCCCCGGCGGCCGCGCGTGATTTCCGCTGGGCCGACGCCGTGCTGGTGTCCGGCATGCACGTCCAGCGCAGGGCCATCGAGGACATCATCGTTCGCGCCCACGCGATGGGACGGCCGGTGGTGCTGGGTGGCCCGTCGGTCTCGAGCTGTCCCGAGTTCTACCCCGACGCCGACCTCGTGCATCTGGGAGAGCTCGGGGACGCCACCGACCGGGTGATCGAGTGGATCGACCGCAGCCGGGGCCGCCCCGAGCACCAGCTGCGCTTCGAGACCGGCGAGCGGCTGCCCCTCGCCGACTTCCCGATCCCGGCCTACGACCGTATCGCCGTGCAGCGGTACTTCATCGCCAGCATCCAGTTCTCCAGCGGCTGTCCCTACACGTGCGAGTTCTGTGATATCCCCGCCCTGTACGGACGGAACCCCCGACTGAAGAAGCCCGAGCAGGTCCTGGCCGAACTGGACCAGCTCGTGGCCGGCGGCGCCACCGCCGTCTATTTCGTCGACGACAACTTCATCGCCAACCAGCGGGCCACCCAGGAGCTCTTGCCGCACCTGGTGGCCTGGCAGCAGCGCAACCGTTACCCGGTGCGCTTCGCGTGCGAGGCGACGCTGAACATCGCCAAGAACGATCGGGTGCTGGCGCTCATGCGGGAGGCGGGGTTCATCACGGTCTTTTGCGGCATCGAGACGCCGGAGGTGGCGGCGCTGCGCTTCATGTCCAAGGATCAGAACCTTCGCATGCCCATCCTGGAGGCGGTGGCCAAGCTCAACGGGTACGGCCTGGAGGTCGTGTCGGGGATCATCATCGGCCTGGACACGGACACCCCCCAGACGGCCGATCACCTCATCGAGTTCGTGCGCGCCTCCCACATCCCCGTGCTCACCATCAATTTGCTATACGCCCTGCCCAAGACCCCGCTGTGGGGGCGGCTACAGGCCGAGGGGCGGCTGCTCGCCGACGGCGATCGGGAGTCGAACGTCGTCTTCAAGCTGCCCTACGATACCGTGCTCGGCACCTGGCTACGCTGCATCCAGACGGTGTACGAGCCCGACGCCGTGTATGCGCGGTTCGCCCACAACGTCGCCCATACCTTCCCGAACCGGATCGCCTTTCCGCCCAGCCCGCACCGTGGCTCCTGGCGCAACCTGGTCATGGGCCTCGGAGTGCTGGGGCGGGTGATCTGGCGGGTCGGCGTCCGCGGCGACTACCGAAGAACATTCTGGCGCTTCGCCGCGCCGCTGCTCCGTCGTGGCGACATCGAGCAGGTCATCCAGACCGCCGTCGTCAGCCACCACCTGATCGCCTTCACCCGGCAATGCCTGGACGGCGCCCGTGAGCCTTCGTTCTACGCCCCGGTGTCGCCGCCGGGCCGAATGGCGGTCGCCGGCTAG
- a CDS encoding 3-hydroxyacyl-CoA dehydrogenase, with amino-acid sequence MDLRSVKAVVTGGASGLGRATAARLTAAGGGVGLLDLPTSSGAAVAGALGARTLFAPADVTRAEQVEAALETARARFGGLNALVNCAGIGTAMKTLGKSGPANLEAFTRVIQVNLIGTFNCIRLAAAVMARNEPSPDGERGVIVNTASVAAFDGQIGQAAYSASKGGIVGMTLPIARDLAEAGIRVVTIAPGIFDTPLLGTLPEPVRASLARQVPFPQRLGQPDEYAALVGHIIENVMLNGETIRLDGAIRMAPR; translated from the coding sequence ATGGATCTGCGCTCGGTGAAGGCGGTGGTGACCGGAGGCGCCTCCGGGCTCGGACGGGCGACCGCGGCCCGCCTGACCGCCGCCGGCGGCGGCGTGGGCCTGCTGGATCTGCCGACGTCGTCCGGAGCCGCCGTGGCCGGCGCGCTGGGAGCGCGAACGCTGTTCGCGCCGGCCGACGTCACCCGGGCCGAGCAGGTCGAGGCGGCTCTGGAGACGGCGCGGGCGCGCTTCGGCGGCCTCAACGCCCTCGTCAACTGCGCAGGCATCGGGACGGCCATGAAGACGCTGGGCAAGTCGGGACCGGCCAACCTCGAGGCCTTCACGCGCGTCATCCAGGTCAACCTGATCGGCACCTTCAACTGCATCCGGCTCGCCGCCGCGGTCATGGCGCGCAACGAGCCGTCGCCGGACGGTGAGCGCGGTGTGATCGTGAACACCGCGTCGGTCGCCGCCTTCGACGGGCAGATCGGGCAGGCGGCCTATTCGGCCTCCAAGGGCGGCATCGTCGGCATGACGCTGCCCATCGCGCGCGACCTGGCCGAGGCGGGGATCCGGGTCGTCACCATCGCGCCCGGCATCTTCGACACCCCCCTGCTGGGCACGCTGCCCGAGCCGGTGAGAGCCTCACTGGCCCGTCAGGTTCCCTTTCCGCAGCGCCTGGGCCAGCCGGATGAGTACGCCGCTCTCGTCGGGCACATCATCGAGAACGTGATGCTCAACGGCGAGACGATCCGGCTCGACGGCGCCATCCGCATGGCTCCCCGGTAG
- a CDS encoding Gfo/Idh/MocA family oxidoreductase, with protein sequence MARQIGYAVVGLGNTARTAILPAFARSTEHSRLAAVISGDRAKAQLVAQQYHAAAYHYEELRQCLQREDVNVLYIALPNSMHSDYAVEAARAGVHVLCEPPMAVTADECRRMIRTCQTNRVKLMIAYRLRFRPSVLEALALVRGGHIGLPKTLSSDLTTRVEAPDSIRLQRRLGGGTVYHLGVECIHAARSVFGADPAQVMAMTARTSRRYGGDVDESAVALIRFPDERLTHFHASFGEEPSSGFTIFGEDGWIHVANAYEPQASGHLILLQREQRQETSFEPTDEYAAVLSHFSTAVREERVPEPTGVEGLQDVRVIEAIYRSARDGRPVTLPRLARMAAPGAEQEAVRSPGQRQQAS encoded by the coding sequence ATGGCCAGGCAAATCGGGTATGCGGTGGTCGGGCTCGGCAACACCGCGCGTACAGCGATCTTGCCTGCATTCGCGCGCAGCACCGAGCATTCTCGCCTCGCCGCGGTGATCTCCGGCGATCGCGCCAAGGCCCAGCTGGTGGCCCAGCAGTATCATGCTGCCGCCTACCATTACGAGGAGCTGCGCCAGTGCCTGCAGCGCGAGGATGTGAACGTCCTGTACATAGCCCTGCCGAACTCGATGCACTCCGACTACGCGGTGGAGGCGGCCCGCGCCGGCGTCCACGTCCTCTGCGAGCCCCCCATGGCGGTGACCGCCGACGAGTGCCGCCGCATGATCCGCACCTGCCAGACGAACCGCGTCAAACTGATGATCGCCTACCGGTTGCGGTTCCGGCCTTCCGTCCTCGAGGCCCTGGCCCTGGTGCGGGGCGGGCACATCGGGTTACCCAAGACCTTGAGCTCGGACCTGACCACGCGCGTGGAGGCCCCGGATAGCATCCGCCTGCAGCGGCGGCTGGGCGGTGGCACCGTCTACCACCTGGGAGTAGAGTGCATCCACGCCGCGCGCAGCGTGTTCGGCGCCGATCCCGCGCAGGTCATGGCCATGACGGCCAGGACGAGCCGTCGTTACGGCGGCGACGTCGACGAGAGCGCGGTGGCGCTGATCCGGTTCCCCGACGAGCGCCTGACCCACTTCCACGCGAGCTTCGGAGAGGAGCCGTCGTCCGGCTTCACCATCTTCGGAGAAGACGGCTGGATCCACGTGGCCAACGCCTACGAGCCGCAGGCCTCCGGCCACCTCATCTTGCTGCAGCGGGAGCAGCGGCAGGAGACCTCCTTCGAGCCGACGGACGAGTACGCGGCAGTGCTCAGCCACTTCTCCACGGCCGTGCGGGAAGAGCGCGTGCCCGAGCCCACCGGTGTCGAGGGGCTTCAAGACGTCCGCGTCATCGAGGCGATCTACCGCTCGGCGCGGGACGGCCGGCCGGTGACCCTGCCGCGGCTGGCCCGCATGGCGGCGCCGGGAGCGGAGCAGGAGGCCGTCCGGTCCCCCGGCCAGCGCCAACAGGCGAGCTGA
- the ettA gene encoding energy-dependent translational throttle protein EttA: MAGEYAFVMKDLRKVVPPKREILRGIWLSFFHGAKIGVIGANGSGKSTLLRIMAGVDRDFLGEAFPAKGLRIGYLPQEPQLDASKDVRGNVEEGVAEIRALLDRFEDVSARLAEPLDGEAMEKLLEEQARLQDRIDAANAWDLDHTVELAMDALRAPAPDLDVSTISGGERRRVALCRLLLSRPDMLLLDEPTNHLDAESVAWLERYLKDYAGTIVAVTHDRYFLDNVAGWILELDRGAGIPWEGNYSSWLEQKRQRLEQEEKADLARQRTLERELEWVRMAPRARQAKSRARLQAYEAMLNEPLERRTEALQIAIPSGPRLGDLVIEAQHVSKAYGERVLIDDLSFSLPRGGIVGVIGPNGAGKTTLFRLIVGQEKPDAGTLRVGESVQLAYVDQSREALDPAKTVWEQISGGEEQLAFGGRRVASRAYVASFNFKGPDQQKRVGDLSGGERNRLHLATVLKSGANVLLLDEPTNDLDVDTLRALEEALLEFAGCAVMISHDRWFLDRIATHILAFEDEGRVVWVEGNYSDYEADRRRRLGAEAERPHRLRHKRLPAG, from the coding sequence GTGGCCGGCGAGTACGCGTTCGTCATGAAGGATCTGCGCAAGGTCGTCCCGCCCAAGCGCGAGATCCTGCGCGGCATCTGGCTCAGCTTCTTCCACGGCGCCAAGATCGGCGTGATCGGCGCCAACGGCAGCGGCAAGTCGACGTTGCTCCGCATCATGGCCGGCGTCGACCGCGATTTCCTGGGCGAGGCCTTCCCGGCCAAAGGTCTGCGTATCGGCTATCTTCCCCAGGAGCCCCAGCTCGACGCCAGCAAGGACGTCCGCGGCAACGTCGAGGAAGGGGTGGCCGAGATTCGCGCGCTGCTCGACCGCTTCGAGGACGTCAGCGCCCGCCTGGCCGAGCCGCTGGACGGCGAGGCGATGGAGAAGCTCCTGGAGGAGCAGGCCCGGCTCCAGGATCGGATCGACGCGGCCAATGCCTGGGACCTGGACCACACGGTGGAGCTCGCCATGGACGCGCTCCGCGCGCCAGCGCCAGACTTGGACGTCAGCACGATCTCGGGAGGCGAGCGCCGCCGCGTCGCGCTGTGCCGGCTGCTCCTCTCCCGCCCGGACATGCTCCTGCTGGACGAGCCCACCAACCATCTGGACGCCGAATCGGTGGCCTGGCTGGAGCGCTATCTCAAGGACTACGCCGGCACCATCGTGGCGGTCACCCACGACCGGTACTTCCTCGACAATGTGGCCGGCTGGATCCTGGAGCTGGACCGAGGGGCCGGCATCCCCTGGGAGGGCAACTACTCGTCGTGGCTGGAGCAGAAGCGCCAGCGCCTCGAGCAAGAAGAGAAGGCGGACCTCGCCCGGCAGCGCACCCTCGAGCGGGAGCTGGAATGGGTGCGGATGGCGCCGCGCGCGCGCCAGGCCAAGTCCCGGGCGCGGCTGCAGGCCTACGAGGCGATGCTGAACGAGCCTCTGGAGCGCCGGACCGAAGCGCTGCAGATCGCCATCCCGTCAGGCCCCCGGCTGGGCGACCTGGTGATCGAGGCCCAGCACGTCAGCAAGGCCTACGGCGAGCGCGTGCTCATCGACGACCTGTCGTTCAGCCTGCCGCGGGGCGGCATCGTCGGCGTGATCGGTCCCAATGGCGCGGGCAAGACCACGCTGTTCCGCCTCATCGTCGGCCAGGAGAAACCGGACGCCGGCACGCTGCGGGTGGGGGAGTCGGTGCAGCTGGCCTACGTCGACCAGAGCCGGGAGGCGCTGGATCCCGCCAAGACCGTGTGGGAGCAGATCTCGGGCGGCGAGGAGCAACTCGCGTTCGGCGGGCGCCGTGTGGCGTCCCGCGCCTACGTCGCCTCCTTCAACTTCAAGGGCCCCGACCAGCAGAAACGGGTCGGGGATCTCTCGGGCGGCGAGCGCAACCGCTTGCACCTGGCCACGGTGCTCAAGAGCGGTGCCAACGTCCTGCTCCTCGACGAGCCCACCAACGACCTCGACGTCGACACGTTGCGCGCGCTGGAAGAGGCGCTCCTGGAGTTCGCCGGCTGCGCCGTCATGATCAGCCATGACCGCTGGTTCCTCGATCGCATCGCCACCCACATCCTGGCGTTCGAAGACGAAGGCCGGGTCGTGTGGGTGGAGGGCAACTACTCGGACTACGAAGCCGACCGACGCCGCCGGCTCGGCGCAGAAGCAGAGCGGCCGCATCGGCTGCGTCACAAGCGCCTGCCCGCCGGCTGA